Part of the Oscillibacter hominis genome is shown below.
GTCTTTATCAAACGGCTCTATCTCCGTATTTTCGGTATCGAAATAAACCCGATTGTCTGACTGAGTAATTACAATATCAAAAAACTCAGACTCGCTAATAGCATATTTACGGATGACAACCCCCGGTTCCGTATTCGGCTGCTTAGTCGTATCCTGCAAAATTGCTCCGTCCGGGAGATAGCCAGCCTGATACTCGGTCAAGTCCTGCGGCTCGTCCAACTCGTCACCGTGCAATTCAAAAATACTGTATTTTTCAAAGGTTTCAACCACCCATGAGATGACTCGTTCCCGGAATTGGGCGTTTGCCACCATGCAGGTCGAGAACAGCAAGGTCAAAGTGATGGCCGCAACCGCAACGGTTTTCCAAACCTTTCTGAACGCAATATGTGTCCGGCTGTTTCCTGCCGCTTTGTCATCCGCATCTGCTTCAAGTTCGTTGTGCAAATAATCCTTTAAGGCAATGTGGCAGGCTTTCCCGAAAGTATCATCGGAAATCATGTGACCTGCCTCAACACCCATACTTGAAGATAGCAGTTCTTTGTAAAAACGAAAGCACCCCTTGGCATTTTCCAAATGGAAAAACATTTCTGTCTCCTCCGGGGACAAGCGGAAACAATATCTGCTCAACAGCAGGACGATCCCTTGATAGGGCAGCAACAAGATTTTCTTGCTCAACTCATGGATCTGCTGTTGGTGCAAATCAACACAAGCACAGCTGCCATTCTCAGCAGCCGCGAGGGTGTCTGCGGTCTTTTCAAAGCTGGTCGCCGCCGCTTCTTGAAGCAAAGCCTGCCAACTCATATCCATAGTATTACCCTCCCTCATACAGTTTTCTGAGCTTCTTGACGAGCCGCTGTCCGCGCTTTTTAGCGGCATCCTCGGAAATGTTCAGCAGCTCTCCGATCTCTTTGTATCCCATTTCCTCGGCGTACCGAAGATAGACAAAGCGCCGATCATCA
Proteins encoded:
- a CDS encoding DUF4367 domain-containing protein; the protein is MDMSWQALLQEAAATSFEKTADTLAAAENGSCACVDLHQQQIHELSKKILLLPYQGIVLLLSRYCFRLSPEETEMFFHLENAKGCFRFYKELLSSSMGVEAGHMISDDTFGKACHIALKDYLHNELEADADDKAAGNSRTHIAFRKVWKTVAVAAITLTLLFSTCMVANAQFRERVISWVVETFEKYSIFELHGDELDEPQDLTEYQAGYLPDGAILQDTTKQPNTEPGVVIRKYAISESEFFDIVITQSDNRVYFDTENTEIEPFDKDGVTGYFFQKDDTSYICFEWDGCFFSVYGSIDTDELVKIAAGITKK